In Drosophila santomea strain STO CAGO 1482 chromosome 3L, Prin_Dsan_1.1, whole genome shotgun sequence, a single window of DNA contains:
- the LOC120449488 gene encoding importin subunit alpha-3 → MHKRKRRFLKKGENLMMLRAIRLEKAKKAEQQKELTIFNAITKCKLTSSEVIPGVKELLQNNTIGNLVESLGRGNKKKIRADAADALAHIASGSAEHSNLIAKAGAVPRLIRLFQSSDPEVSDKGVLSLGNLLHFAPNLRDFIISHGFVEKLLAIIQDTNTSTLILSDLTWVLRKLCISPQPSPPDDIAGIIQALNILLYKPEAKILEDSLMAVRNLAHGSEMIQMLLGSEVIPRIIYLLEHDDAMVQKAAVQALRNIASGSAEQIQELLKHNLLPHISALMSHSDADIRCQVLCLLLNVADGNHCQRQAIMNAGFLPKILENLKAEAIPLKSAAALTISMLAIDKDKNLLCYLMRQGVIPEFCNLLFYEDTEVICNLLQVLSTMLEVEPSFTAEVTGIIEWSGALNNIKMLQGNENEEISSVARKIISNYFSN, encoded by the exons ATGCATAAGCGTAAACGGCGGTTTctaaaaaaaggagaaaaccTTATGATGCTGCGAGCGATACGATtggaaaaagcaaaaaaggcTGAGCAGCAGAAAGAGCTGACCATATTCAACGCTATaaccaaatgcaaattaaCCTCCTCGGAAGTTATTCCTGGCGTCAAGGAGTTGCTGCAGAACAATACGATAGGAAACCTGGTGGAGTCGCTTGGCCGCGGAAATAAGAAGAAAATTCGAGCCGACGCCGCAGATGCTCTAGCTCACATAGCCAGTGGCTCAGCTGAACACTCAAATTTA ATTGCTAAAGCTGGCGCGGTGCCTCGATTGATTCGCCTTTTCCAATCATCCGATCCTGAAGTCAGTGATAAGGGAGTTTTGAGCTTGGGAAATCTCTTACACTTTGCTCCGAACCTACGCGACTTTATCATCAGTCACGGATTCGTGGAAAAGCTGTTGGCCATAATTCAGGATACAAACACTTCCACTCTAATTTTGAGTGACTTAACCTGGGTTCTAAGGAAACTGTGCATTAGTCCTCAACCGTCGCCACCTGATGATATAGCTGGCATTATTCAGGCATTGAACATTCTATTGTACAAACCAGAGGCCAAGATTCTGGAAGACTCTCTTATGGCAGTGCGTAATTTGGCCCACGGAAGTGAGATGATTCAAATGCTTCTTGGCAGTGAAGTGATACCCAGGATCATTTATCTACTGGAGCATGATGATGCCATGGTTCAGAAGGCCGCGGTTCAAGCCCTGAGAAATATTGCATCTGGATCCGCGGAGCAGATTCAAGAGTTGCTTAAGCACAATCTTTTGCCCCATATATCGGCTCTGATGTCGCATAGCGATGCAGATATTCGCTGTCAAGttctttgccttttgctgAACGTCGCCGATGGAAATCATTGCCAAAGACAAGCCATTATGAACGCAGGTTTTCTGCCCAAAATACTGGAGAACTTAAAAGCCGAAGCGATTCCCTTGAAATCTGCAGCTGCCTTGACAATCAGCATGCTGGCCATTGATAAGGACAAGAATCTCCTGTGCTATCTTATGAGACAGGGTGTTATCCCGGAGTTCTGCAATTTACTGTTCTACGAGGACACGGAAGTCATATGCAATTTGCTCCAAGTCCTCAGCACCATGCTAGAAGTGGAGCCATCTTTTACGGCCGAGGTGACCGGCATCATCGAATGGAGTGGAGCTCTGAACAATATCAAGATGCTCCAAGGCAACGAAAATGAGGAAATCTCCTCGGTGGCACGTAAAATCATTAGTAACTACTTTTCCAACTAA